DNA from Canis lupus baileyi chromosome 6, mCanLup2.hap1, whole genome shotgun sequence:
GGCtacttttaaatctatttttagcTATATAGAGCCGCTAAATAGCATTTGATCTGGGGCTGAGGAATGTTgctaaaattgttttttcataTTCATGAATGTGTTGTTTCCAGTGGCTATTAATTTCTACAcatatcaaacaaacaaaagcaattgACTATCCAGAAATGTCTGGGAAATGGCTAGATATTACAGAATCAATCGAATAGAATTAGGAACCTTTTCTTGTGTGTATGTGCTAACCCATTAGAAATTCCTTGGTAGCAATCTTTTTCATTTCAGGCCTCAATTTTGTGAAATATCACACTAGGAAGGGAGTAGTTTCTGGCCAAATATCATTGCCTTTGTGACCCTACAGTGTACACTTCAGCTTGTCACAGAAAAGAAGCCACATTTAACAACAGTGTCATATTAGACACTTAAGAGTAAATTTGTGAAAGgtaattttatgaaatttcaaAGAGTGCAAGGCTTTAGTGtactaaaatgataataataaaaaacactgaAAGCGTGCTAACAAACAGGTAAAGCCAGCATGTACAAAAAAGCAACGCTGTGTATTTCACGTGGATTTGATGTGGCCGCTAACCAAGGATACATGACAAAATGATTCTTACTAACTCCTTAGCACTGTCAACCAAACTGGGATGTTGatcaatatttatagaatatattcacgaaataatttggaaatatccGATGATCTAGAAAGCTCTCTTTCCACGATATAGAAAGCTAGGTTTTTCATGAAAATAGGTATTTGccttttgccatttaaaatattGAGGAGTTACTTTacgagaaaataaaaacaaaggtttGGAGACCTTTTTCATTGGACTTTGCTGTTATATAAGATTCCTTTAAgatcccattttctttatttctgcgCCCCAAAccactcttttctccctctccctcacttcctagctggctctctctgtctcatttgaCAGGCAAATTTGCAGACATTGCCGCAGGATAACAACCTCGTTTGACAGTCAATTAACCGTGAATACTCAAAGCCAAGGCAGTTTGCATTACATAAATGGAAAATTAGATTCCTTTTTCCCAAGAAACAAAACCCTCTCCTTAAGACACTGCAATAGACAACTTAGTATCAAAACTTCTAATCACGTCTTCCCCAAACCCCTTGGAGACATTTAGCAATCAGTAAAAGGTGGTTTCATTTAATTTGTATAAtgtaatttttgtaaatgtattaTACATTTTGTGTAGAGATCATTATCATGGAGATAATATAAATGTTGGCATAGATGTCATAAAACACCTTTAATGTCTTTCTGACAGATATTAAAAGCAATAAGCTGTGATCCTTTTTAATGGAAGGTTTCTAAGAGAACATTtcaattattgtcattttatgcTTTTCCAGCCTGTTTCATTGTGTAACCTgatatatttctgaattttcttctgaaatatgcCCAGCAATTAATAATCTTATTGCTATTAATGTCACTGCTTTCccatttgtgtttttcttagtTATATCTACTAGGaattgttcttcttcttcttttttttttaatctttacccTTGTACTAAATATTCAGTCTTTTGATTATGAATTTCAGCCCCTCTCTCTGACATCTGACTATTCATTCCTCCTATTTGTCCCCAGCATACCTGATCTTTCTCTCCAAAAATCTCCTCCAGAAGCATCAGAGTCTGTGATGAAAAAGCTATGCTCCTTGTTCTTGTCTAGAatcaaacaaaacacaaaatctaCAAGTGATCACACTGACAATTGGCAAACAAAGACATCCAAGAATTTTAACCTGTATTTATGTATCTGTGAATGTTTCCAGTGTTGATGGTAAAGACTTAGGTTGAGAAGGGGGGCAACAGCACTGTTATTTGGAAAATCGCCATTGCTTGGCAACTAAGAAAAAAACTAAGTGTTGCCCTTTAAaatacactacacacacacacacacacacacacacacacacacacacgaaagggCATGAAAATCCAATAGATGAAAATCCATGGAAAGGAGGCATGAAATCCAATAGATGAAAATCcatggaagggaggtgggggtgtgaGATGCTCCATGTAAGTGTCACACAAATGGTGAAATGCAGGAAAGAAAACTCgtggcttatttttcttttacctgaaAAGTTGCTGTCTTCCTTTGTAGGTAAAATAACTTGGTTATTTTCCTTAGCTTTCTGATTCTGTGAGGAGAAGAATTAGATACACAAATCAATGCCTGGATCAAACCATATGCTAATGTCAACAGTCAGCAGGAAGAAGCATCAATAAAAGTGACTCCATGGAGCCTCAGGAGACATCATTTTTTGATGATTATCTTCTTTGAAGAGTCGTGGTACCTGAACACATGCGTACAACTACATGTACCTGCACTGTCCTCTAAGAagtaatatgttaattaaatacaCACCTATGGTGGGCTCTGTAAATAAACGTGGCCCCTGATTTGTCAAATCTCCGTGACATTAGGACAGATTCACTTTACTCAGAAGCCCTTGACTGTGTCCCTGTGCACACTCGAGTGAACACTGAATGCTGAGCCACTTAAACGTAACtgtggttttttttggggggtcccAGTAGCACTTGCGTGTCTGTGGAGATTGGTTTGGGAGAAGCTGGTCCTGCTGGAGAGTCTATCTTTTGTTTTACTGGACACAGTATTTTACAGAGGTGTCCATTCTGGCTGGAGAGCTCTGGATTTCAAACCTCGATTAAAGCAGTTCAAAGGAAACTGAATTTAACTTTTGAAGTCAAtgtattttcaatcttttttggGTCACGGTGGGGGGAGGTGCTTAACTATTGAGAAGAAAGGGAACAGGACTCTTCAGGCTGCTCCAGTTTTGTGGTCTCACTGCTTTGGGGGGAACAATTCTGCTCAGCTGGGGCGGTGGGTGGGGAACAGAGGGGGTTGGTGGATCAGAGGAAGAACTCGGTCAATTAAGGAGTCTTCCAACTTGTCTAAGCAGCCAACTTAAACGTAGGAGGGAATAGAGGCCCCGAAGCCTTTGAAAGGCTTTGTAAAAGAGAGACCAGAAACCACATTTTTATGGAGGACCACTGGCAGTAAAGAAGCCCTCCCAAACACActgaatatttcatttctgtgGGGAAATCTGGTGATTCATCTTTCCTGCGCATATGTAACTGATTCAGCCTAAAGGtgcatttaaataataataattagcttGAAGGAGCCTAAAGGGGATATTTACATCTTTGTAGGAGGGCTGCTCCTCCAGTGATGGATGGTGGACCGGGCTGCCGgggctgctgccgccgccgccgcttgCTTTCTGCGAggccaggggcgggggcgggggcgggggcgggggcggcggcgggggcgggggcgggggcaggtcgGAGCCGCCGGGGTCGCCCAGCTTCCCGTCCTCGGGCAGCAGCCTGGACGAGTTCAGGGCGAGTGGGAAGGCGCCCGGCGCGGCCGGCGCGCGGTCCCGGCTGCTCCCCTTCTCCGACAGCCCTCGGCCCTGGAGGTACCGGCCGCCCCCGACCAAGGGGTCCCCTAGCAGGACCCCCGCCTCCTCGTCTTCCTCCTCGTCGTCGTCGGGGTCGcggccttcctcctcctcttcgcCCTCGGGGGGTCTGTGGCCCTCCACGTCCacctcctgctcttcctcctcgTCGTCCTCGTCCTCGGAGCTGTCCTCGCTGGGGTAGCTGCAGCTGGTGCCCCCGGGGGACAGGAGGCCTCGGTGGTGCGGCTGCAGGGTcagcgggggcggcggcggcggcggggccgggtgGTGGCGCTCGGAGCCCGGCTCGTCGGGCTGcgggggcagcagcagcagcggcgacGGCGGctgcggggggtggtggtggtggtggtggtgcgggtggtggtggtggtgcggggggtgggggtgggggtggggcgctgGGGCCGCGTGCGGCGCCCCCGCCGACGCCCCGTGCAGCTTGGCCAGGCTCTCCGCGTCGTCCTTGCCGCCCACCGGCCGGAAGGCGCTCGAATGGTGGTAGCTGCCCCCGCCCGCCTTGCGCCCCTCCAGGAGGTGCGGGTGGTGGGGCGCGGGCGCTCGGGCCGCCGCGGAGCCCGCCCCGGtggccgcggccccggcccccgacACGGCGCCGGGGTCCGCGGGCGGCGTGGAGCCGGCGCTGCAGTCCCCGCCGCTGCCGCCCGGGGGCGACTCGAAGAGGGCGTCGCGGGCGCCCGCGGCCCCGGCGGGAGGCGGAGGGCCGGAGCCGGGGCCGTTGGCCACCACGGGAGGGGGCTGGCCTGGCGGGGGCGCGGCGTCGGCGCCCCCAGCCGCGCCGCCGGGCTCGGCCAGGTCCAGGAAGGCCTGGCGCAGCAAGGCCGGGCTCTCTCCAAGCGCGCAGCCGAGCGCCGAGGgcggctggggcgggggctgcaggTACGTGGGCACCGGCAGCCCGCCTGGGGTCCGCGGAGGCCAGAACATGCAGAACGGCGGGTAGAAAGCGTCCTTGCGGCCCGCGGGCCAGAAGAGGCCGGACAGGCCGGCCTTGggcgccgcgcccgccgcgcccgcgccccccagGGCCTCGGCCGCCGCGCCCGCGTCCTCCTTCTTGTGGCACAGGCCGaaggcggcggctgcggcggggAAGGTGTAGGGGTGCGGGAAGAGCCCCCCGCAGCCCGGGAACTTCTGCAGCACTCCCCCGAAGGAGCCCTTGCTGGGCACCGGGATGACCGGGTAGCTACGCGGGCCTTTGGCTCCagccgccgcgcccgcgcccgcgcccgcgcccgcgcccacgcagccgcccccgccgccgcccgcgcccgcgcccgcgcccgccccggagCCGCCCGAGGCCGCGGCCACCGACAggctggcggcggcggccgagaGGCTGGCGGCGGCCACGACGGCCGCCTCCTGCAGCGAGTCGTCGTCGTCGTCGAAGCGCGGCCGCTTGTGGTGGGCGTGGGGCGCGCCGGCCAGCTCGGCcagggggggcggcggcggcggcggcgggggcgccccgAGCAGGTGCGGGCCCAGcaggcccccgccgcccgccaccgccgccgccgccgccaccgcggCCGCCTTGACGGAGCTGAGCGGGTGGCAGGCGGGATGCGCGCCGGGCTGGGGCAGCGCGCGCTTGCGGCTGCCGCCGTTGAACATGGCCTTGACGTCCTCCCAGGCGAAGACGAGCTCGTCCTGGGGACTCTTGTCCGTGAGCTTGAGGTGACGGCGCCACGAGTTGAAGTTGGCTGCGTCCGGCTGCGTGTACTTGGCGTCGGGCGTACGGTGGGAGTGGAAGATGAACTTGTTGGGTGAGAAGTACATGTTGCAGTAGCTGCATTTGATGCACTTGGCGCGGGAGCTGTTGTAGCGCGCGGGGATGAAGCTCCCGCGGCAGCCCCAGGCGCACTCGTGGGACACGTCGAAGGCGAAGTTGTCGGGCAGCTTGGGCGGCCTGTTTTCGCCGAGGAACGACTTGCACAGGCGCTCGGCCTCCCGCTTGGTGATCATGCCACAGCGGCGCGAGGAGATGGGCATGGCCCCGGCGCGCCGCAGGATCTCCAGCTGCACCGGCGTGCACTGCACGCACGTGATGCCCAGCGCCACGCGGCGGTTGTGGATCTCGTTGTAGCTGAAGTTCTTGAGGAGCGTGTTGGAGATCTGCGCCAGGCACAGGCGCTCCTGGCCGTCGATCACCAGCGACACGATGGGGATGCCGTAGAGGATCACCTGGCCCACCTGGTTGGGCTTGAGGTTGGCGTGGCCCGGCCGCGGCTGGCTCAGCGCGTCGGGCTGGAAGGCGCTCGACGGCGATGCCAGCAGGATGTCGTTGGGCCCCGGCAGCGGGCTGGAAGCCATTTCCTGCGCCGCGGAAGCCCGGGCCGAGCCCTCCGGGTCTGTCTTGGAGACTGGAATGGAAAGGAGAAAGCGTTGACTAGAGCCTTTTCAGCCCAAAACAGAGGGGGGTGGTTTGAGTCGCTTACCGAAGAATTAGAATAACTCCCTTGCTCTGGTTAAGACAAGATTAGCGCTGGGCAAAGGGACCAGGTTTCAGACACAGGGAGGTGGGCCTCCCTTAGTTGTCTTCAAGGTTGCCCTTTGGAAACGAAGAGATTGGGAAGCACTTTTCTTCTATTCTAGACACATCCAAACAAAGTTAActgtgtgtcttaaaaaaaaatgcagtcaatTCCTAAGAAACTCAAAACCTTATCCCCGATGTATAGAAGCTGATAGAATAAAATGGCATGCCTGCTAGAAATGAGGAAGTAATGATGACAGTTGTGACTATAACAAGTATAAAAATTATGGGGACATGGCGTTTGGCCATTGAAACccaaatataaaaagagagaCTATTTACATTTGCTTGAAAAtagattgattttgttttttttttttttaaataaacccaagccttaaaaaaaaaagtttttgtggtatttgtggtttttccttggtggggggggggggttggaatGCACTACCGGTTGAGACACAACTTATTAAAGCAAAACGAAATCCCTACTCTCCCGTCTTTGCCATTTAGATACTTTGATACCGTAATTAGAACTTTTTTGAAAGATGGGAAAATGTACAAAG
Protein-coding regions in this window:
- the SKOR2 gene encoding SKI family transcriptional corepressor 2, producing the protein MASSPLPGPNDILLASPSSAFQPDALSQPRPGHANLKPNQVGQVILYGIPIVSLVIDGQERLCLAQISNTLLKNFSYNEIHNRRVALGITCVQCTPVQLEILRRAGAMPISSRRCGMITKREAERLCKSFLGENRPPKLPDNFAFDVSHECAWGCRGSFIPARYNSSRAKCIKCSYCNMYFSPNKFIFHSHRTPDAKYTQPDAANFNSWRRHLKLTDKSPQDELVFAWEDVKAMFNGGSRKRALPQPGAHPACHPLSSVKAAAVAAAAAVAGGGGLLGPHLLGAPPPPPPPPPLAELAGAPHAHHKRPRFDDDDDSLQEAAVVAAASLSAAAASLSVAAASGGSGAGAGAGAGGGGGGCVGAGAGAGAGAAAGAKGPRSYPVIPVPSKGSFGGVLQKFPGCGGLFPHPYTFPAAAAAFGLCHKKEDAGAAAEALGGAGAAGAAPKAGLSGLFWPAGRKDAFYPPFCMFWPPRTPGGLPVPTYLQPPPQPPSALGCALGESPALLRQAFLDLAEPGGAAGGADAAPPPGQPPPVVANGPGSGPPPPAGAAGARDALFESPPGGSGGDCSAGSTPPADPGAVSGAGAAATGAGSAAARAPAPHHPHLLEGRKAGGGSYHHSSAFRPVGGKDDAESLAKLHGASAGAPHAAPAPHPHPHPPHHHHHPHHHHHHHPPQPPSPLLLLPPQPDEPGSERHHPAPPPPPPPLTLQPHHRGLLSPGGTSCSYPSEDSSEDEDDEEEEQEVDVEGHRPPEGEEEEEGRDPDDDEEEDEEAGVLLGDPLVGGGRYLQGRGLSEKGSSRDRAPAAPGAFPLALNSSRLLPEDGKLGDPGGSDLPPPPPPPPPPPPPPPPPLASQKASGGGGSSPGSPVHHPSLEEQPSYKDNQKAKENNQVILPTKEDSNFSDKNKEHSFFITDSDASGGDFWRERSGEHTQETNSPHSLKKDVENMGKEELQKVLFEQIDLRRRLEQEFQVLKGNTSFPVFNNFQDQMKRELAYREEMVQQLQIIPYAASLIRKEKLGAHLSKS